AACCTACATAAAACCTGGAATAGGGCGCATAAGCCTTGTTGGAAGCCTGAACGGCTAATTGAATCAGGTCTTGATCCTCCTTGGACAACTCATTTACTGAGCCATACACCACATAGGACAATGTTAAATCAACCTTTCTCATTCCTCATTATTTATTTTTAACAATCAAAGCTACGGCCGAAGCCTCCAAACCTTCTTCGCGGCCAACAAAACCAAGCTTTTCTTTGGTAGTCGCTTTGATAGAAACACAATCAACTTCAACCTGAAGAAGTGCTGCAATAGTTACTCGCATATCCTCTACGAAAGGCATTATTTTAGGCTTTTGCAAGCACAAGGTAGAATCAACATTTCCGACAATCCATCCTCGACTGTGCAATAAGGCTACAACCCGTTGAAGTAAAATTTTGCTGTCGATGTTTTTAAACTCCTTGGAGGTATCGGGGAAATGTTTGCCAATATCGCCCAAGCTGGCAGCACCTAGCAAGGCATCGCAGATAGCATGCAACAACACATCGGCATCGCTATGCCCCAGTGCCCCTTTGCTGTGAGGAATTTTAACACCACCCAGCCAAAGTTCGCGTCCTTCGAC
Above is a window of Bacteroidia bacterium DNA encoding:
- the ispF gene encoding 2-C-methyl-D-erythritol 2,4-cyclodiphosphate synthase, with amino-acid sequence MPFRIGYGYDVHQLVEGRELWLGGVKIPHSKGALGHSDADVLLHAICDALLGAASLGDIGKHFPDTSKEFKNIDSKILLQRVVALLHSRGWIVGNVDSTLCLQKPKIMPFVEDMRVTIAALLQVEVDCVSIKATTKEKLGFVGREEGLEASAVALIVKNK